Proteins from a genomic interval of Rhizobium leguminosarum:
- a CDS encoding Bax inhibitor-1/YccA family protein, whose protein sequence is MNPINSRYGAVAGSQALFDEGLRQHMLRVYNYMALGLVITGLVAFVVGSTPALYVPIFGSPLKWVVMLAPLAFVFFFSFKIQTMSAGTAQITFWAFCAVMGLSLASVFLVFTGASIARTFFITATMFGATSLYGYATKRDLSRMGSFLMMGLFGVIIAAVVNIFLGSSALQFAISVIGIVVFVGLTAYDTQNIKEQYSENYDQESNQKLAVFGALSLYLNFVNIFQLLLNFTGERE, encoded by the coding sequence ATGAACCCGATCAATTCCCGCTACGGCGCCGTCGCCGGCTCCCAAGCCCTCTTCGACGAGGGCCTGCGCCAGCACATGCTGCGCGTCTACAACTATATGGCTCTCGGCCTCGTCATCACGGGCCTAGTGGCCTTTGTCGTCGGCTCGACGCCGGCACTTTACGTCCCGATCTTCGGCTCGCCGCTGAAGTGGGTGGTGATGCTTGCCCCGCTCGCCTTCGTCTTCTTCTTCTCGTTCAAGATCCAGACGATGTCGGCCGGCACCGCTCAGATCACCTTCTGGGCCTTCTGCGCTGTGATGGGCCTGTCGCTCGCTTCCGTCTTCCTGGTCTTCACCGGGGCGAGCATCGCGCGGACCTTCTTCATCACCGCGACGATGTTCGGCGCTACCAGCCTCTACGGCTATGCGACGAAGCGTGATCTCTCGCGCATGGGCTCGTTCCTGATGATGGGCCTCTTCGGCGTCATCATCGCCGCTGTCGTCAACATCTTCCTGGGTTCGAGCGCCCTGCAGTTCGCGATCTCGGTGATCGGCATCGTCGTCTTCGTCGGTCTCACCGCCTACGACACGCAGAACATCAAGGAACAGTATTCGGAAAACTACGATCAGGAATCGAACCAGAAGCTCGCCGTCTTCGGTGCGCTCTCGCTCTACCTGAACTTCGTCAACATCTTCCAGCTTCTGCTCAACTTCACCGGCGAGCGGGAATAG
- the repC gene encoding plasmid replication protein RepC: MEPQYVSTPFGRRSMTLGMLASQESASKVDPDASVDKWKIFRALCEAKDMVGVSDRALAVLNALLTFYPKNEIAEANGFVVFPSNEQLSLRTHGMAGTTLRRNLAMLVEAGLIIRRDSPNGKRFARRNGEGGLGEAFGFSLAPLLVRAHEIEAQAAQVMAAKLEWKRLRERLTLCRRDITKLIEIALEEEIAGEWIEMQKHFNLLSTSLPRRPSAAEMESLLGDLEAFRELIVKTLESKSKTEKTDANDNQNGRHIHNSNPHPISEFEPSFETKQGAKPDEEPRPWREPPKSFPLAMVLQACPEIIAYGPGGGIGSWRDLMAAAVIVRSTLGVSPSAYQLACDVMGPENAATVIACILERGGHINSAGGYLRDLTRRAERGEFSLGPMLMALMRANGPTARKTG; the protein is encoded by the coding sequence ATGGAGCCTCAATATGTATCGACGCCCTTTGGGCGGCGATCGATGACGCTTGGCATGCTGGCAAGCCAGGAAAGCGCCAGCAAGGTCGATCCGGACGCATCGGTCGATAAGTGGAAGATATTTCGCGCGCTCTGCGAGGCAAAGGACATGGTCGGCGTATCCGACCGTGCCCTGGCTGTTCTCAACGCGCTGTTGACCTTCTATCCGAAGAACGAGATTGCCGAGGCCAACGGTTTCGTCGTCTTTCCCTCGAACGAGCAGCTGTCGTTGCGCACGCATGGCATGGCCGGCACGACGTTGCGGCGGAACCTGGCGATGCTGGTGGAAGCCGGTCTGATCATCCGCCGGGATAGCCCGAACGGGAAGCGTTTTGCCCGGCGCAACGGCGAGGGCGGGCTTGGAGAGGCATTTGGCTTCAGCCTGGCGCCGCTCCTGGTGCGCGCCCACGAGATCGAGGCGCAGGCGGCTCAGGTGATGGCCGCCAAGCTCGAATGGAAGCGCCTGAGAGAGCGCCTGACACTTTGCCGGCGTGACATCACCAAGCTCATCGAGATCGCGCTGGAAGAGGAAATTGCCGGCGAATGGATCGAGATGCAGAAGCATTTCAATCTGCTTTCCACAAGCCTGCCGCGCCGCCCGTCGGCCGCGGAGATGGAAAGCCTGCTGGGCGATCTCGAAGCGTTCCGGGAATTGATCGTCAAAACGCTGGAATCGAAGTCGAAAACAGAAAAAACAGACGCCAATGATAACCAAAACGGTCGGCACATACATAATTCAAACCCACACCCTATATCTGAATTTGAACCAAGCTTCGAAACGAAGCAGGGCGCAAAGCCGGACGAAGAGCCGCGGCCTTGGCGCGAGCCGCCGAAATCCTTCCCGCTCGCCATGGTGCTGCAGGCCTGCCCTGAGATCATCGCTTACGGCCCGGGTGGCGGCATTGGCAGCTGGCGCGATCTGATGGCCGCGGCCGTCATCGTCCGTTCCACTCTTGGCGTCAGCCCCAGCGCCTATCAGCTGGCCTGCGATGTCATGGGGCCGGAAAACGCCGCCACGGTGATCGCCTGTATCCTGGAAAGGGGCGGACATATCAACTCGGCCGGCGGCTACCTGCGTGACCTGACGCGGCGGGCGGAGCGCGGCGAATTCTCGCTCGGACCGATGCTGATGGCGCTGATGCGGGCAAATGGTCCGACGGCGAGGAAAACCGGATGA
- the repA gene encoding plasmid partitioning protein RepA translates to MDNISVSTTDVRIERHANQLSRQLKLLRDKLFPPLSQKTLRTFSSGEAAQMIGVSDGYLRQLSLDGKGPQPDLAQNGRRSYTLGQINELRQYMAKLKPKDALSYQPWRRPGEKLQTVAVTNFKGGSAKTTTTLYLAQYLALAGYRVLAIDLDPQASLSSMLGVQPEFDLSEGDTLYGAIRYDEGRKPLKEIVRKTYFDGLDLVPGNLELMEFEHETPRALNDRQRPGELFFRRVGIAIAEVEADYDIVVIDCPPQLGYLTLGAVCAATSLLITIHPQMVDVASMSQFLLMTSDLLSVVRKAGGDLQHDFIKYVVTRHEPFDAPQSQIVALLRGLFSDDVLTATILKSTAIADVGLTKQTLYEIEKGQVRRSTYDRALESVNAANSEVLAGIHKAWGRA, encoded by the coding sequence TTGGACAACATTAGCGTATCGACGACAGATGTACGGATCGAGCGGCATGCGAACCAGCTTTCGCGGCAACTGAAGCTCCTCCGCGACAAGTTGTTTCCGCCGCTCTCGCAAAAGACGCTACGAACATTCTCCTCCGGCGAGGCGGCCCAGATGATCGGCGTCTCTGACGGCTATCTTCGCCAGCTTTCACTGGACGGCAAGGGACCGCAGCCGGATCTTGCCCAGAATGGCCGGCGTTCCTACACACTCGGCCAGATCAACGAATTGCGCCAGTATATGGCGAAGCTTAAGCCGAAGGACGCGCTTTCCTATCAGCCGTGGCGTCGCCCTGGCGAAAAGCTGCAGACGGTTGCCGTCACCAATTTCAAGGGCGGCTCGGCCAAAACAACGACGACGCTCTATCTGGCGCAGTATCTGGCGCTGGCGGGCTACCGGGTGCTTGCGATCGATCTCGATCCGCAGGCTTCGCTCTCCTCCATGCTCGGCGTTCAGCCCGAATTCGATCTTTCCGAGGGCGATACGCTCTATGGCGCAATTCGCTATGATGAGGGCCGCAAGCCGCTGAAGGAGATCGTCCGCAAGACCTATTTCGATGGGCTGGATCTGGTGCCGGGCAATCTCGAACTGATGGAGTTCGAGCATGAGACGCCACGGGCACTGAACGACCGGCAGCGACCCGGCGAGCTGTTCTTCCGTCGCGTTGGCATCGCCATTGCCGAGGTCGAGGCGGATTACGACATCGTGGTGATCGACTGCCCGCCGCAGCTTGGTTACCTCACGCTTGGCGCCGTCTGCGCGGCAACATCGCTGCTCATCACCATCCATCCGCAAATGGTCGACGTCGCTTCCATGTCGCAGTTCCTGCTGATGACTTCGGATCTGCTTTCTGTCGTGCGCAAGGCCGGCGGCGATCTGCAGCATGACTTCATCAAATATGTCGTCACCCGTCACGAACCCTTCGATGCGCCGCAGTCGCAGATCGTCGCGCTGCTGCGCGGCCTCTTCAGTGATGACGTGTTGACGGCGACCATTCTCAAATCGACGGCGATCGCCGATGTCGGCCTGACCAAACAGACGCTCTACGAGATCGAGAAGGGGCAGGTGCGCCGCTCGACCTATGACCGGGCGCTGGAATCGGTCAATGCCGCCAACAGCGAGGTTCTCGCCGGTATTCACAAAGCCTGGGGTCGAGCATGA
- a CDS encoding RHE_PE00001 family protein, producing MRYDIDGTMLQTLLPALAAAEDAVARLDERVLRSPVGEGFAERSHFFDAAGALWVAGELVHVEDLVLHDAHMDSRAPTHELTIAHSVLRARRRIWTGEPSWALGVSGLATLTATTGEGEGVPDAKSPAVPVETDEEGEDESGPLAAEMAEIDALLARSQKLLDIHTGKTPPSETAALSLARRNEDPLGLLGDDEWDEEQRLAEWRSVQPLADSLPPVLGAIILFEAWERIEPLRRQHWLGGLLVASHLRARGKVASHLFSFYGGLKLVRHERRRARDRVTRLQAFLEAMHLGAVAGLKEIDRLTLARTQMELRFRGRRSNSSLPELADFVLSRPMVSAAMIARHLRITPRGALNLVNEIGIREITGRGRYRAWGII from the coding sequence ATGCGCTACGATATTGACGGCACGATGCTTCAAACCCTGCTTCCAGCCCTTGCCGCGGCGGAGGATGCGGTGGCGCGGCTGGACGAGCGGGTATTGCGCTCGCCGGTCGGCGAGGGATTTGCCGAACGCAGCCATTTCTTCGACGCCGCCGGCGCGCTCTGGGTGGCCGGCGAACTCGTGCATGTCGAGGATCTCGTTTTGCATGATGCGCATATGGATAGCCGCGCTCCCACCCACGAACTGACGATCGCCCATTCGGTGCTGCGGGCACGTCGGCGCATCTGGACAGGCGAACCCTCCTGGGCACTCGGCGTCTCGGGTCTTGCGACGCTGACTGCGACCACCGGGGAAGGGGAGGGGGTGCCGGACGCGAAGAGCCCCGCAGTTCCGGTCGAGACCGACGAGGAAGGCGAGGATGAGAGCGGCCCGCTCGCTGCCGAGATGGCGGAGATCGATGCGCTTCTTGCCCGCTCGCAGAAGCTGCTCGATATCCATACGGGGAAAACGCCGCCAAGCGAGACGGCTGCCCTTAGCCTGGCAAGGCGCAACGAGGATCCTCTCGGATTGCTCGGTGACGACGAGTGGGACGAGGAACAGCGGCTTGCGGAGTGGCGAAGCGTCCAGCCATTGGCCGATAGCTTGCCGCCGGTTCTCGGCGCCATCATCCTCTTCGAAGCCTGGGAAAGGATCGAGCCGTTGCGGCGGCAGCACTGGCTGGGCGGTCTTCTGGTCGCAAGCCATCTACGCGCCCGCGGCAAGGTCGCCTCGCATCTGTTTTCTTTTTACGGCGGGCTGAAGCTGGTGCGCCATGAGCGTCGTCGAGCACGCGATCGCGTCACGCGGCTACAAGCCTTTCTGGAGGCGATGCACCTGGGCGCTGTGGCCGGCCTCAAGGAAATCGACCGCTTGACCTTGGCGCGCACGCAAATGGAGCTGCGCTTCCGTGGCCGCCGTTCGAACAGCAGCCTGCCGGAACTTGCCGATTTCGTCCTGTCGCGGCCAATGGTCTCGGCGGCGATGATCGCCCGTCATCTGCGCATCACACCGCGCGGTGCGCTGAACCTCGTCAATGAGATCGGCATTCGTGAGATCACCGGCCGGGGTCGCTACCGCGCCTGGGGTATCATCTGA
- a CDS encoding anti-sigma factor family protein yields the protein MKAVDPIIDADLDAYVDGELDVARRIQVESYLSENPAIAAKVMADLSIKGELRLALAGESAFGRPETRDAARRLERGLSYGRIFHSLQRVAAVGILIAAGWVAHNSFGAFSATEVVASVPAPAYVEDAVRAYQTAALRQSMPPQTPATYSPDDIRAATAIVMPELPRDWKVADVQIFPSEFGPSVEMAIEQPDGKQLSLFAVRPGAFEVKPVSHLTLEKAEAAYWQIGEVAYALIADDSGLNLDQAAERLARSLY from the coding sequence ATGAAAGCAGTTGATCCGATCATCGATGCCGATCTCGACGCCTATGTGGATGGCGAGTTGGATGTCGCCCGTCGCATCCAGGTGGAATCCTATCTTTCCGAGAATCCGGCGATCGCCGCCAAGGTCATGGCCGACCTCAGCATCAAGGGTGAACTGCGTCTGGCGCTTGCCGGCGAAAGTGCCTTCGGCCGCCCCGAGACCCGCGATGCCGCTCGCCGGCTGGAACGTGGCCTTTCCTATGGCCGCATCTTCCATTCCTTGCAGCGCGTTGCCGCCGTCGGCATTCTGATCGCCGCCGGCTGGGTCGCGCACAACTCCTTCGGCGCCTTCTCGGCGACCGAGGTGGTGGCATCGGTTCCGGCACCCGCCTATGTCGAGGATGCCGTCCGCGCCTATCAGACCGCGGCCTTGCGCCAATCGATGCCTCCGCAGACGCCGGCCACCTATAGCCCCGACGATATTCGCGCCGCCACGGCGATCGTGATGCCCGAACTGCCCAGGGATTGGAAGGTCGCCGACGTGCAGATCTTCCCGTCCGAATTCGGCCCCAGCGTCGAGATGGCGATCGAACAACCGGATGGAAAGCAACTGTCGCTTTTCGCCGTCCGTCCGGGCGCCTTCGAGGTCAAGCCGGTCAGTCATCTCACGCTGGAAAAAGCGGAAGCCGCCTATTGGCAGATCGGCGAGGTCGCTTATGCGCTGATCGCCGACGATAGCGGTCTCAATCTCGACCAGGCGGCCGAAAGGCTCGCCCGCTCGCTCTATTAA
- the repB gene encoding plasmid partitioning protein RepB has product MSRRDRLKGLFDDTAQELAAANYEESSSRGSAGPVRTMALTLGRMEEESRAMQEALLSGERIVELDPDLVDSSFVRDRLADQPLDIEDELVRSIAENGQEVPILVRRHPNDENRYQIAYGHRRLQAVKLLGLKVQAIVRKLDDTDVVIAQGIENSARRNLSYIERAVFALNLELKGFERPVIMKALSTDKTELSKLISVAKAIPAEIVSSVGAAPGIGRRRWMALAQDWNGMTAARLAKLIASGSFMAEESDRRFELLVAELAKKEAKPETTEFDWKPKSGGKIAGRIKSAGNSFTIALKTGDAPDFGAYISRRLDELYEAYRAGKLQAGE; this is encoded by the coding sequence ATGAGCAGACGCGATCGCCTGAAAGGTCTTTTCGACGATACGGCCCAGGAGTTGGCCGCGGCCAACTACGAGGAGTCATCATCGCGCGGATCGGCCGGGCCGGTTCGCACGATGGCGCTGACCCTTGGCCGTATGGAGGAAGAGAGCAGGGCGATGCAGGAGGCCTTGCTCTCCGGCGAACGCATCGTCGAGCTCGATCCTGATCTGGTCGATTCCTCCTTCGTCCGCGACCGCCTTGCCGACCAGCCCCTCGATATCGAAGACGAGCTGGTGCGGTCGATCGCCGAGAACGGCCAGGAAGTGCCGATCCTCGTTCGCCGCCATCCGAATGATGAGAACCGCTACCAGATCGCCTACGGCCATCGCCGCCTGCAGGCGGTCAAGCTGCTCGGCCTCAAAGTGCAGGCGATCGTCCGTAAGCTCGACGATACCGATGTCGTTATCGCGCAGGGCATCGAGAATTCGGCGCGCCGCAACCTTTCCTATATAGAGCGCGCGGTCTTTGCCCTTAATCTTGAGCTCAAGGGTTTTGAGCGCCCGGTCATCATGAAGGCGCTTTCGACGGATAAGACGGAGCTATCGAAGCTGATATCCGTCGCAAAAGCTATTCCCGCCGAGATCGTCAGCTCGGTCGGAGCCGCACCCGGCATCGGGCGGCGCCGTTGGATGGCGCTTGCCCAGGACTGGAATGGGATGACGGCCGCCCGGCTTGCGAAGCTCATTGCCTCGGGAAGTTTCATGGCGGAAGAGAGCGACCGCCGTTTCGAGCTTTTGGTCGCTGAGCTCGCCAAGAAAGAGGCAAAGCCCGAAACCACGGAATTTGACTGGAAGCCGAAGAGCGGCGGTAAGATTGCCGGCCGAATCAAGAGCGCCGGCAATTCCTTCACGATCGCGTTGAAGACCGGCGATGCGCCGGACTTCGGCGCTTATATTTCACGCCGTCTCGATGAGCTTTACGAAGCCTATCGGGCCGGCAAGTTGCAAGCAGGAGAGTAG
- the cueR gene encoding Cu(I)-responsive transcriptional regulator: MNIGEASERSGLPSKTIRYYEDIGLIRPEKGGNGYRDYAATDIHKLRFLQRARGLGFSVEECRQLLALYEDKDRASADVKDIAETKLAEIDRKIRELTELRRTLEHLVHACHGNDRPDCPILEELSDGS; this comes from the coding sequence ATGAATATCGGCGAAGCATCGGAACGGTCCGGCCTGCCTTCCAAGACCATCCGCTACTACGAGGATATCGGCCTCATCCGCCCCGAAAAGGGCGGAAACGGCTATCGCGACTATGCCGCGACCGACATCCACAAGCTGCGCTTCCTGCAGCGCGCGCGCGGCCTCGGCTTTTCCGTCGAGGAATGCCGGCAATTGCTGGCGCTCTACGAGGACAAGGACCGGGCGAGCGCCGACGTCAAGGATATTGCTGAGACCAAACTTGCCGAGATCGACCGCAAGATCCGCGAACTGACGGAACTGCGCCGGACGCTGGAGCATCTCGTGCATGCCTGCCACGGCAACGACAGGCCGGACTGTCCGATCCTCGAAGAGCTTTCGGACGGCAGCTGA
- a CDS encoding heavy metal translocating P-type ATPase, with the protein MHIKHEHDHHHSHTDGDDHCHCGHEQEKAVSAVTRDPVCGMTVDPQAGKPSLDRDGRIYHFCSDGCRTKFAAAPEDYMTAKDPVCGMTVDRSTAKHFLKADGEKFYFCSAACQAKFEADPAAYRNGNRPAAQPAPKGTLYTCPMHPEVVSDRPGDCPKCGMALEPMGIPPEDEGPNPELVDFIRRLWVSAILAIPLLALGMGPMLGLPLRETIGEPQATIIELLLATPVVLWAALPFFRRALASLANRSPNMWTLIGLGVGTAYVYSVVATLAPGIFPMSFHGHGAAVPVYFEAAAVIVALVFVGQVLELKARERTGSAIRALLDLAPKTARRLDDEGSESDVPVDNIQTGDRLRVRPGERVPVDGSVLEGQSTVDESMISGEPLPLEKSKGDSLTGGTINKNGTFVMTAEKVGADMVLSRIVDMVAKAQRSRAPIQGAVDRVSAVFVPAVVAAAVLAFLVWAAIGPEPSMANGLLAAVAVLIIACPCALGLATPMSIMIATGRGAQEGVLIKDAEALERFSKVDTLIVDKTGTLTEGKPKLTDIVAFGGVSENRLLSLAASLERGSEHPLAEAIVSGAEERGVTFVEVTGFEAKTGKGVQGRADGTSVALGNAAMLTDLGIDPAVLAEKTEALRGDGKTVMFVVFDGALAGLVAVADRIKPTTAAAIKALHDSGLKIIMATGDNERTARAVAKSLGIDEVRADVLPEGKKALIDELRANGAIIAMAGDGVNDAPALAAADVGIAMGTGADVAMESAGITLVKGDLNGIVRARRLAEATMRNIRQNLGFAFGYNALGVPVAAGMLYPIFGLLLSPMIAAAAMSLSSVSVISNALRLRFAKL; encoded by the coding sequence ATGCATATCAAGCACGAACACGATCACCATCACAGTCACACCGATGGCGACGATCATTGCCATTGCGGCCATGAACAGGAGAAGGCTGTAAGCGCCGTGACCCGTGATCCTGTCTGCGGCATGACCGTCGATCCACAGGCCGGCAAGCCCTCGCTCGACCGTGACGGCCGCATCTATCATTTCTGCTCCGACGGCTGCCGGACGAAATTTGCGGCTGCGCCTGAGGATTACATGACCGCGAAGGACCCCGTCTGCGGCATGACCGTCGATCGCTCGACGGCGAAACACTTTCTGAAAGCCGACGGCGAGAAATTCTATTTCTGCTCGGCCGCCTGCCAAGCGAAGTTCGAAGCCGACCCCGCAGCCTATCGCAACGGCAACCGCCCAGCGGCACAGCCGGCACCCAAGGGTACGCTTTATACCTGCCCGATGCATCCTGAAGTCGTCAGTGATCGTCCCGGCGACTGCCCGAAATGCGGCATGGCGCTGGAGCCGATGGGCATTCCGCCTGAGGACGAAGGCCCGAACCCGGAACTCGTCGATTTCATCAGGCGGCTTTGGGTGAGCGCCATTCTTGCCATACCTTTGTTGGCGCTCGGCATGGGGCCGATGCTCGGCCTGCCGCTCCGGGAAACGATCGGCGAGCCGCAGGCGACCATCATCGAACTCTTACTGGCAACGCCGGTGGTGCTCTGGGCGGCCCTGCCCTTCTTCCGCCGCGCATTGGCGTCCCTTGCCAACCGCAGCCCGAATATGTGGACACTGATCGGTCTCGGCGTCGGCACCGCCTATGTCTACAGCGTCGTCGCCACGCTTGCGCCCGGCATCTTCCCGATGAGCTTTCATGGCCATGGCGCGGCCGTGCCTGTCTATTTCGAGGCGGCCGCCGTCATCGTCGCGCTCGTCTTCGTCGGCCAGGTGCTGGAATTGAAAGCACGCGAACGCACCGGCTCGGCAATTCGCGCCTTGCTCGACCTTGCGCCGAAGACGGCGCGGCGCCTCGATGACGAGGGTAGCGAGAGTGACGTGCCGGTGGACAATATCCAGACTGGTGACCGGCTGCGTGTGCGCCCTGGCGAGCGGGTGCCGGTGGATGGCTCCGTCCTCGAAGGCCAGTCGACCGTCGACGAATCGATGATATCAGGTGAGCCCCTGCCCCTGGAAAAGTCGAAGGGCGACTCGCTGACCGGCGGCACGATCAACAAGAACGGCACCTTCGTCATGACCGCCGAGAAGGTCGGCGCCGACATGGTGCTGTCGCGCATCGTCGACATGGTCGCCAAGGCACAACGCTCGCGGGCTCCGATCCAGGGCGCGGTCGACCGGGTGTCGGCCGTCTTCGTGCCGGCGGTGGTCGCCGCCGCCGTGCTTGCCTTCCTCGTCTGGGCCGCGATCGGCCCGGAGCCGAGCATGGCCAATGGGCTGCTTGCCGCCGTTGCCGTTCTCATCATCGCCTGCCCCTGTGCGCTTGGCCTTGCGACGCCGATGTCAATCATGATCGCGACCGGGCGGGGCGCGCAGGAAGGCGTGCTGATCAAGGACGCCGAAGCACTGGAGCGTTTTTCCAAGGTCGACACGCTGATCGTCGACAAGACCGGCACGCTGACTGAAGGCAAGCCGAAGCTTACCGATATCGTCGCCTTCGGCGGGGTTAGCGAAAACAGGCTGCTGTCGCTGGCGGCAAGCCTGGAGCGCGGCTCGGAACATCCGCTGGCCGAAGCGATCGTTTCCGGTGCCGAGGAGCGTGGTGTCACCTTCGTCGAGGTCACCGGTTTCGAAGCCAAGACCGGCAAGGGCGTTCAGGGCCGTGCCGACGGCACGTCGGTGGCGCTTGGCAATGCGGCGATGCTTACCGATCTCGGCATTGATCCGGCGGTACTCGCCGAGAAAACCGAAGCCCTGCGCGGTGACGGCAAGACAGTGATGTTCGTGGTGTTCGACGGTGCGCTTGCCGGTCTTGTCGCCGTCGCCGACCGAATCAAGCCGACGACAGCAGCCGCCATCAAGGCGCTGCACGACAGCGGGTTGAAGATCATCATGGCGACAGGCGACAACGAGCGCACGGCACGCGCGGTGGCAAAGAGCCTCGGCATCGACGAGGTGCGCGCCGATGTGCTTCCGGAAGGCAAGAAGGCGCTGATCGACGAGTTGCGGGCCAACGGCGCCATCATCGCCATGGCCGGTGACGGCGTCAACGACGCGCCGGCGCTTGCCGCCGCCGATGTCGGCATCGCCATGGGTACCGGCGCCGACGTCGCGATGGAAAGCGCCGGCATCACATTGGTAAAGGGCGATCTGAACGGCATCGTCAGGGCGCGGCGGCTGGCGGAGGCGACGATGCGAAACATCCGCCAGAACCTCGGCTTCGCCTTCGGCTACAACGCGCTCGGCGTACCGGTCGCGGCCGGCATGCTCTATCCGATCTTCGGGCTGCTGCTTTCGCCGATGATCGCCGCCGCGGCGATGAGCCTGTCGTCCGTTTCGGTCATATCAAATGCGCTGAGACTGCGCTTTGCAAAACTATAG
- a CDS encoding sigma-70 family RNA polymerase sigma factor, with protein sequence MERKDRPFDVIGQLAALRRYARSLVRNSDEAEDLVHDALVRAFEKRKSFRSGGNLRTWLLSILHNAHIDRLRQNRSLTRRHDEAAVEAEQSLPAGQEHAVRLQQVRDAFFDLPEEQREALHLVAIEDLSYQEAAQALGIPVGTLMSRISRARAQLREFEEKTPRVSHLRIIGGNGNESS encoded by the coding sequence ATGGAACGCAAAGATCGCCCCTTTGATGTCATTGGACAGCTTGCAGCGCTGCGGCGCTACGCTCGCTCGCTGGTGCGCAATTCGGACGAGGCGGAGGATCTGGTGCATGATGCGCTGGTGCGCGCCTTCGAGAAGCGGAAAAGCTTCCGCAGCGGCGGCAACCTGCGCACCTGGCTGCTCTCCATCCTGCACAATGCCCATATCGATCGTCTTCGCCAGAACCGGTCGCTGACGCGCCGCCACGACGAGGCGGCTGTCGAAGCCGAGCAGTCGCTGCCGGCCGGCCAGGAGCATGCCGTGCGCCTTCAGCAGGTGCGCGACGCCTTCTTCGACCTGCCGGAGGAACAGCGCGAAGCGCTGCACCTCGTCGCGATCGAAGACCTTTCCTACCAGGAGGCCGCCCAGGCGCTTGGCATTCCTGTGGGGACGCTGATGTCGCGCATCTCCCGCGCCCGCGCTCAACTGCGCGAATTCGAGGAGAAGACGCCGCGGGTTTCGCATCTAAGAATAATCGGAGGGAACGGCAATGAAAGCAGTTGA
- the cobF gene encoding precorrin-6A synthase (deacetylating), whose amino-acid sequence MKHINIIGIGTGNPEHLTIQAINAMNAADVVFLPVKGAGKEELAEIRRDICQRYITRPAGRISEFAVPQRQTADKTYAQSVDAWHGEIARIYGELITGLPDDGSGAFLVWGDPSLYDSTIRIIERVRQETSLDFDYSVIPGITSIQALAASHKIPVNLVGKPIEITTGRRLAQAGLLTDSTIVMLDGEQAFAKIDDPDAEIFWGAYLGTKDEIVRSGRLGDIATDILRLRAEARQRHGWIMDIYLLRKGRDFEE is encoded by the coding sequence TTGAAGCATATCAATATCATCGGCATCGGCACGGGCAACCCGGAGCACCTGACCATACAGGCAATCAACGCGATGAACGCGGCCGACGTGGTCTTCCTGCCGGTCAAGGGCGCCGGCAAGGAAGAGCTCGCCGAAATCCGGCGGGATATCTGCCAACGCTACATCACACGGCCGGCCGGCAGGATTTCAGAATTCGCCGTGCCGCAAAGGCAGACGGCTGACAAGACCTATGCGCAGAGCGTCGACGCTTGGCACGGCGAGATCGCCCGCATCTATGGAGAGCTGATCACCGGTCTCCCGGATGATGGCAGCGGCGCCTTTCTCGTCTGGGGTGATCCCAGTCTCTACGACAGCACGATCCGCATCATCGAACGCGTCCGCCAGGAAACTAGCCTGGATTTCGATTACAGCGTCATTCCCGGCATCACCAGCATCCAGGCGCTGGCGGCCAGCCACAAAATCCCGGTCAACCTCGTCGGCAAACCGATCGAGATCACCACAGGGCGCCGACTGGCGCAGGCGGGGCTTCTGACCGACAGCACCATCGTCATGCTTGACGGCGAACAGGCTTTTGCGAAGATCGACGATCCCGATGCCGAGATCTTCTGGGGCGCCTATCTCGGCACCAAGGACGAGATCGTCAGATCAGGACGACTTGGCGATATCGCCACCGACATTCTAAGGCTCAGGGCCGAAGCCAGGCAACGGCACGGCTGGATCATGGACATCTATCTCCTGCGCAAGGGACGGGATTTCGAGGAATAG